In the Gemmatimonadaceae bacterium genome, TTGTCGAACGGACACGCTCCGCACTACACCGGTCGATTCTAGCATTTCATGGGCCGGTTGAAGCACTCGCTGCAAGTGTGACGGGTATCGCTGCATCAGTGGCAACAGCTCTTTGAGACGATCGAGAGACACCCGCCAAGTCAGCACTCCGTCCGCTCGTGCGACCTCGAGCAATCGATAAAGTCGTCGAGCGACTGGAGAGGCGAGATCGAGGTAACGCGTCACCGACAACGACGACGTGAAACGGCCAGCGAGATTCTCGCGGATTGGCGGCGCGATCACGACGCGTGCGACGCCGGGTTCGCCGCTCGCGTCGCCGTCGAACAGGGCGAGCTGGTCGCGATCGGCGACGCGACGTCGTTCGATGACCACCGAGCTCAGGATCGAGAACCTTGCCTCGATCGTTTTTCCCGCGGCGTGGCTGTAATAACTCCCGGCCGATTCGAGCGTCGTCCGTTCGAGCCGAGCAAGCGCGCCGCGCAGCTGCTCGTATGTGCGGCCATCGACCTGCCTACCCATCGACCGAAGGAAGGCGTGTAACGTGAAGGTGATTGCACCGTCGGCAGGCTCGCCAGCTTCATGGAAGCGATGCATCAGCTCGACGTAGACGTCCTGGTCGAACGTCCCCGGTAGGCGGTCGCCGGGACTCGGGAGCACACGCCAGCGCCCGCCGTCATCCGCCGAGCAACTGATAGCGGAATCTTCTGCGGAATCGCTCAGTCGGAAGAGCGGCAGCCGCTCCAGCGACCGATCGAGCAGAACGACGCGCGCCGTGACGCGTCGCCGCGCGGCGAGGCTCATAGCCGGGAAGGTGACGCTGTACTGAGCGGTGGGCAAGTCAGTCGCACGCCAGCCTTACGACAGTGCGATCAGTTGTCCAGTGATCGCACTCGCGTCATCGCTGCAGAGATAGGCCGCGGCTTGTGCAACTTCCTCGCGCTCGACGTAGCGAACGTTCTCACCCATCGCCTGAACGTTCGCAGCCGTACGAATGGACGTCGGCGCCAACGCGTTCGCTCGAACTCCATTGTCGCGTTCTTCTTGCGCAACGGCCCGCATGAGCGTGACGACGCCGTTCTTCGCGGCCGCATATGCTGCGACGTTCGCGACCTTTGCACCTGGAAGCGCCGCCTCCGATGCGAAGTAAACGATGGCGCCCCGAGCCGCGCGGACCAGCGGAAGGAAGGCATGAGTCACGAAAAAGGCCGTCGTGAGATTGATGCTCATCATCCGGTGCCATAGCTCCACGTCGCTCTCGGCAAGCGGTCCACTCACCGCAAAGCCGCCGGCGACATGAACGAGAGCGCCGACGCGATCCCCGTGGTCGCGTCGTACGCGGCTCACGAGCTCGATGACCGACGCGTTGTCCGCGAGATCGCAGGCGAAGGCGAACGCCTGGAAGCCCGCCTTCGTCAGCGAAGTCGCGCGGTCACGGGCCTGATCGAGATTGCGATCGACGAGCAACAGAACGGCTCCACGCTCGGCAAACGCCCGGGCAACCGCTTCGCCAACCTGGCCCTCTCGTCCGGCACCCGTGAGGAGAACGGGGCCGCGAAACTCCGTTCGAGGCATGGCACAGAGTATGTGTGACAAAGGCCCCGAATGCCACCGCAACGGAGCTACAGCTTCGCCGAGCGACTCGAGCGCCTAGGCGTCGTCATTGTTGGAATCTTGCTGTGCTATCTCGCGTTCGTCGGATTGCTCTCGATTACGCGAGGCACTCCCGTGCAGACGGTGATCGCCGAGGGAGATCGGGGCGGCCCGCCGCCACCCACCGATTCGCTGTTCGCGCGTACGATGGAGATGTACACCGGCGTACACATCGAACCGGGCACGCGCGTGCAGGCAGTGAATAACGGCACCGTGTACGACTCGCTCTGGAACGACCTGCGCTCGGCGAAGCAAACGATCACCGTGCAGATGTACTACTCTCTGCCGGGAAAGGTCGCCGATACACTTGCCGCGATTCTCAAGGAACGAGCGCGCGCGAAGGTACGGGTGCTTCTTCTGCTCGACGCATTCGGCTCACAGAACCTCAAGCGCGCTTGGGCTCGTTCACTGCGAGAAGCGGGTGTCGAAGTCTCCCTGTTGCGTAAACTCCGCTGGTACTCGGTGCATAACGCGACGGATCGTTCGCATGTGCGCGTGATCGTCATTGACGGAAGAATCGGCTACACCGGTGGCTTCGGCCTCGCCGACTACTGGCAGGGCGACGGATTGCACGAGAATCAATGGCGAGAGTCGAACGTGCGCTTCGAGGGGCCGGCCGTCATGCAACTGCAGGCGGCATTCGCGTCAGCGTGGGCCGAGTCGACCGGTGAGCTGATCACGGGCGACGTTTTTTTCCCAAGGCATGGCTTCGAAGAGCTCTCCCGTGGCGTTCAAGCCGGATTGCTCTTCACCGCACCGACCACCGGGAGTACGCCGGCGGAGCGATTTCTGGCATTGAGCATCGCTTCGGCGCACAAGTCGCTCTACATAACGAATTCCTATTTCGTACCCGACGACGACTTCCGCCGGCTTCTCGAGCGTGTCGCGAAACGCGGCGTCGACGTCCGTGTGCTCACGGTGAGCACGAAAACCGACGTGAAGACGACCTGGTATGCCGGCCGATATTGGTACGAAGACTTGCTGAGCGCCGGGGTAAGAATTTACGAGTATCAGCCAACGATGATGCACTCGAAGACGCTGGTCGTCGACGGACTGTGGTCGAGTGTCGGCTCGATGAACTTCGACAATCGATCGTTGGCGTTCAACAACGAATCCAACCTCGTCGTGCTCGACACGAAATTCGGCGCTGTAATGGATTCGGTGTTCCTGAGGGACCTTCACTACTCGAAGGAGATCAAGCTCGCCGAATTCCGGCAACGGTCCGTGTGGGAGCGTTTGCTCGAGCTCGGCGCCGTCACGCTATCGCGCCTCCTCTGAGGGAACCGTTAGGCGGCGCTACCTGATTTCCTCTCGACCGAGCGCGGCGCGGACCGCCTCGCGCATCGCCACGACTGCTTCGTCGCGCGCCGCCGGCGAGTTGTCGCGAACATGGATCTCGATCCCATCGGCAACGGGAACGCGCCGCCAGCTCCACGGTTGGTCTTCATCCGTCTGGGCCACGGCATCGGCCCGGACACCAAGTGCCGGCGCCAACGAGGTTGCAACGCGTCGCTCGAGTGCGTCGCCGGTGAGGTCGTGCAGCTCGATCTTGATTGTCTCGAGCGTCGTGCCCTCGCGCTGCCGGATCTTGATGGCGAGGAGTTGAAGAAAGTGGCGGTAGTTGTACGTCGCCGCGGTTCCCGTTCCTTCTGGCCGGTCGAGGAGACCGTTCGCGACGTAGAAACGTATCGATCTCGCACTCGGAGCTACGCGAGCGGACGCGTTGGTGGGACGCATGCCGGTGGCGTCGACCAGGGCGGTCACGTGAGCAGCCAGGCCGCGCGCATTCCAAGGCGCGTGCCGGGAGTGAGCGCGAAGCAGCGAGATTGGCGACTCAGTCATGCGCGTTGGCTGTTGCTGTTCGGTCCAGCTTTCGGTTGGGCAGCGTGATTGTCACAGTCGTTCCAGCGTCGGCGGTGCTGTCGAGGGTGATCGCGCCGCCATGCTCGTCGAGAATGCGCTGACACAGTGCCAACCCGACACCGGAGCTGCCAGCTTTCGTGGTGAAGAACAATTCGAAGACTCGTGGCAGCAGCTCGCGCGCGATTGGTGGTCCGTCGTTGTGCAGACGACACCGCCAGCCGCCACCAGGCAGTGTCGTCGACGTCAATGTGAGATCACTGCCTTCAGGCGCGGCATCGACGGCATTCGACAAAACGTTGGCGAACACGTGAGCGATCTGCTCTGCGTCGACGTCGCATAGTGCGCGCGGTTCCGCGGGGCGATGTCGGGCCACGAGCGCCTTGCTCTCGAGCAGCCCGCGCTTGGCCGATAGCACGCTGTGCAGAACACCATCCGGATCCGTGGACGCAACGCGCAGCGGAGGCGGGCTGCCGTACTCGAGCAGCGCGCTCACGACACCATTCATCCGCTCCACTTCACGCAGGATGCGGCCCACGTTCCTCTCGATCACCGGATCGTCGCGAACGCGAAACCGTAGTAGCTGCGCTGCCGAGGAGATTCCGAAGAGCGGATTGCGCAGCTCGCGAGCGATGCCCGCGGACACTTCACCGATCGCCTCCAACCGGCGTTTCTGAGTGAGGCGATGCACGGCCTCGGCGCGACCAATCGCCGACGCGACCTGCGAGGCGACGCTCGCAACGACTTGCTCGAGCTCCAGAATTCGGCTCGGCGAATCGACGTTGGACACGACGACGGTCACGGCACCGAAGACGTCGCCGCTCGACATCGGCACGGTGATCTCCTTCGCGCGCGCGAGATCGCGCTCGACGGGCGCCGACTCGTGGCGGGCGCGCCGCCAGCTCGGTGTGAGTGACGCGATCAACGACTCGCGTTCCTCGTCGAAACCGACGCTATGAGCAAGTTCGAACTCTCCAAGACTCGGACCGACGATTGCGATCGCGACCGCTTCGCAGATCGCGACGCGACGAATCTGTTGCGCAGCCTCGTTGAGCACTCGCTCGAGCAAGACGGTCGGCGCGAGCGCAATCGCCGCGTCGAGTACCTGGCGATCGGTGCTCGCTTGGCTTCCGCCGACTTCTGATTGAATCGAAGGCGCGCTCATGAGTGGATATTACGAGCGCCGATATTAAAGCGAAACGGCGGAGCGCGTTGAGTGCGTTCCGCCGTCCGCGAGCGATTTGGAGTTGGAGCTAGCGACGGCCGCGCTTCCGAGCGCCCTTCTTGGCGCCGCCTCGCTTCTTCGCACCACCACGCTTTGCCCCACCGCGCTTAGCGCCGCCACTCTTCTTGGCGCCGCCCTTCTTTGCAGTCTTGCGCGCACTCTTCTTGGCGCCGCCTTTCTTCGCGGCAGTGCGAGCACTCTTTTTCGCCCCTGCCTTCTTGGCGCCAGTCCGCTTCTTGGCGCCGCCGGATTTCTTGGCGCCTCCAGCTTTGGATGCGGTTTTCGCCGCGCCGCCGGTCGAGCCACCGCTCATCGCCGAACCGCCACCAGAGCTCAATGTGCTGCTGCCCGCGGTACCCGAGGTCCCGCCGGTTGAGGGTCGACGACCACCAGCGGGGAAGGCTTCGCCCTCCTCTTCTTCCTCCTCGGTGAAGGTACCCTCTTCAGCTTCCTCGTCCTCATCCTCGTCGGTGCTGTCCCAGAGATCGTCGCTGCCACGAGTCCCGGACCACCCGCCCTCCTCTTCCTCCTCCTCGTCGTAGTTCCCGCCGCCGGAACCGCCGCCGCCACCATAACCAAGATCATCCGCGTCGTCGTCGCGATCCGAGAACCGAAACTCCTCGTGCAACTCGTCACCCCGCGGCATGCGCGCCTCCTGAGGCAAATGTGATGTCAAACGTAATTCGTACGATTCAAGCGACCCAACGCCGCGCCCTCGGCGCACGTCGTGTGCCGATCCCGCGCGCGTGCAGCATCGCGATGCGTTCGGTGATCGCACGCATTAAAACGCGTGCAGGTACGTTGACGCAACACCCTAGTACAATGTCATGGCGTTTCCGTCAAGTCGTGCGCGTCATTGGGTCCGTCGCGAGAACGCACGAGAGCGCGTTACGCAATCACGTAACCATCGTGTCGAGTCAATCGCCGGCGGCTGCGCGGAAAATGCTGCCATTGTTCGGCGCGCCGACTTGTTAAGGATCGATAAAAGTCAGCGTCTTTCGACGCGAGACGACCCGTCGGAGCGCGTCGTACACCTCGGGATCGAGGAGTCGACCGACGTGGCCCTCCAGAAACTCGATCGTCGCTTGTTGCTCCATCGGCTCCCGATAGGCGCGCTTCGACGTGAGTGCATCGAAGGCATCGGCGGCGGCGAGAATCCGCCCTCCTATGGAAATCCGCGCACCATCCAGCGCACGCGGATAGCCCTTGCCGTCCCAGTGCTCATGATGGTCCTGGACGTAGATGAGCGCTTCGCCGAGGTGCTTGAGTGGAGCGAGGATCGCCATGCCAATGCGGACGTGCTCCTTCACATGCTCGAACTCCTCCGGCGTTAGCGTGCCGGGCTTGTTGAGCACCGCCTCGCGTGTGCCGATCTTGCCGACGTCGTGAAGGCGCCCAGCGAGTCGGACGT is a window encoding:
- a CDS encoding replication initiator protein A is translated as MSLAARRRVTARVVLLDRSLERLPLFRLSDSAEDSAISCSADDGGRWRVLPSPGDRLPGTFDQDVYVELMHRFHEAGEPADGAITFTLHAFLRSMGRQVDGRTYEQLRGALARLERTTLESAGSYYSHAAGKTIEARFSILSSVVIERRRVADRDQLALFDGDASGEPGVARVVIAPPIRENLAGRFTSSLSVTRYLDLASPVARRLYRLLEVARADGVLTWRVSLDRLKELLPLMQRYPSHLQRVLQPAHEMLESTGVVRSVSVRQQQRDWFVDYVLAARGV
- a CDS encoding SDR family oxidoreductase; translation: MPRTEFRGPVLLTGAGREGQVGEAVARAFAERGAVLLLVDRNLDQARDRATSLTKAGFQAFAFACDLADNASVIELVSRVRRDHGDRVGALVHVAGGFAVSGPLAESDVELWHRMMSINLTTAFFVTHAFLPLVRAARGAIVYFASEAALPGAKVANVAAYAAAKNGVVTLMRAVAQEERDNGVRANALAPTSIRTAANVQAMGENVRYVEREEVAQAAAYLCSDDASAITGQLIALS
- a CDS encoding phospholipase D-like domain-containing protein, translated to MPPQRSYSFAERLERLGVVIVGILLCYLAFVGLLSITRGTPVQTVIAEGDRGGPPPPTDSLFARTMEMYTGVHIEPGTRVQAVNNGTVYDSLWNDLRSAKQTITVQMYYSLPGKVADTLAAILKERARAKVRVLLLLDAFGSQNLKRAWARSLREAGVEVSLLRKLRWYSVHNATDRSHVRVIVIDGRIGYTGGFGLADYWQGDGLHENQWRESNVRFEGPAVMQLQAAFASAWAESTGELITGDVFFPRHGFEELSRGVQAGLLFTAPTTGSTPAERFLALSIASAHKSLYITNSYFVPDDDFRRLLERVAKRGVDVRVLTVSTKTDVKTTWYAGRYWYEDLLSAGVRIYEYQPTMMHSKTLVVDGLWSSVGSMNFDNRSLAFNNESNLVVLDTKFGAVMDSVFLRDLHYSKEIKLAEFRQRSVWERLLELGAVTLSRLL
- a CDS encoding MerR family transcriptional regulator, producing the protein MTESPISLLRAHSRHAPWNARGLAAHVTALVDATGMRPTNASARVAPSARSIRFYVANGLLDRPEGTGTAATYNYRHFLQLLAIKIRQREGTTLETIKIELHDLTGDALERRVATSLAPALGVRADAVAQTDEDQPWSWRRVPVADGIEIHVRDNSPAARDEAVVAMREAVRAALGREEIR
- a CDS encoding ATP-binding protein; the encoded protein is MSAPSIQSEVGGSQASTDRQVLDAAIALAPTVLLERVLNEAAQQIRRVAICEAVAIAIVGPSLGEFELAHSVGFDEERESLIASLTPSWRRARHESAPVERDLARAKEITVPMSSGDVFGAVTVVVSNVDSPSRILELEQVVASVASQVASAIGRAEAVHRLTQKRRLEAIGEVSAGIARELRNPLFGISSAAQLLRFRVRDDPVIERNVGRILREVERMNGVVSALLEYGSPPPLRVASTDPDGVLHSVLSAKRGLLESKALVARHRPAEPRALCDVDAEQIAHVFANVLSNAVDAAPEGSDLTLTSTTLPGGGWRCRLHNDGPPIARELLPRVFELFFTTKAGSSGVGLALCQRILDEHGGAITLDSTADAGTTVTITLPNRKLDRTATANAHD